From Arthrobacter sp. FW306-2-2C-D06B, a single genomic window includes:
- the trpA gene encoding tryptophan synthase subunit alpha: MTEQMTSKSAAAIDRAKAQGRAALIGYLPAGYPDVQSSIDAGIAMARNGADLIEIGIPYSDPVMDGAVIQAATTEAIANGFRVASVFDVVAGITAATDAAVLVMTYWNPVMRMGVDEFSRRLAEAGGAGLITPDLIPDEAAEWFEASDKYGLDRVFLVAPSSTPERLAMTVEASRGFVYAVSIMGVTGARQSVSSAAEKVVADTHAAGAERVCVGLGVSTADHVREIAAYADGVIVGTALVAAIRDGGVDAVAQLTKNLSAGLGRATAQA, translated from the coding sequence ATGACTGAGCAGATGACCAGCAAGTCCGCTGCCGCGATCGACCGTGCGAAGGCACAAGGCCGGGCCGCGTTGATCGGATACCTGCCGGCAGGTTACCCGGACGTTCAGTCAAGCATCGACGCCGGCATCGCCATGGCGCGCAACGGCGCGGACCTCATTGAAATCGGCATCCCGTATTCGGACCCCGTCATGGACGGCGCTGTCATCCAGGCTGCGACCACAGAGGCAATCGCCAACGGCTTCCGCGTCGCCAGCGTCTTCGACGTGGTAGCGGGCATCACCGCGGCAACCGACGCCGCCGTGCTGGTCATGACCTACTGGAACCCGGTGATGCGCATGGGCGTCGACGAGTTCTCACGCAGGCTCGCCGAGGCGGGGGGAGCCGGACTCATCACGCCGGACCTCATTCCGGACGAGGCAGCCGAATGGTTTGAAGCTTCGGACAAGTACGGACTCGACCGGGTCTTCCTCGTGGCCCCGTCGTCCACTCCCGAACGCCTGGCCATGACGGTGGAGGCGAGCCGCGGTTTCGTCTACGCCGTCTCCATCATGGGTGTCACCGGAGCCCGGCAGTCAGTCAGCAGCGCCGCGGAGAAGGTTGTGGCCGATACGCATGCAGCCGGTGCCGAACGGGTTTGTGTCGGGCTCGGGGTCTCCACCGCGGACCATGTCCGTGAGATCGCCGCTTACGCGGACGGCGTGATTGTCGGTACCGCGCTGGTTGCGGCCATCCGCGACGGCGGCGTTGACGCCGTCGCGCAACTCACCAAGAACCTCAGCGCCGGCCTCGGCCGTGCAACAGCGCAGGCCTAG
- the lgt gene encoding prolipoprotein diacylglyceryl transferase, translating to MQSLLHVAAMAPMSIPSPSWSGFDIPLPWGTLRIHAYALCILLGIILGLWLTAVRWKRRGTPEGSLWDIAIWAIPFGIVGGRLYHVISSPDAYFGPGFNGTGDLSLIPQIWRGGLGIWGAVVLGVIGAWIGCRRSGVKLTAFLDAAAPGLLLAQAIGRWGNWFNQELFGGPTTLPWGLQIDPNSPNFPAGMPSDTLFHPTFLYESLWNIIGVVVLLVLDRRFHFRRGRLFWLYAIYYTLGRVWIEALRIDDAEQINLFGITTRLNVWTSIFVFVAALIIFIALSLRGRPEPDSAYLPGKKPAADSSADETAAAAEPNGTIVTDTKAHDTDGSVSDTGAHGNLRNNQSDLGHTAEPTETAEESHAGVTSDSGSASTETSASSAPGSGPEAGSTK from the coding sequence ATGCAGAGTCTCCTCCACGTCGCGGCAATGGCTCCCATGAGCATTCCGAGCCCCTCATGGTCCGGATTTGATATTCCGCTGCCGTGGGGGACTCTCCGCATCCATGCGTACGCCCTGTGCATTCTGCTCGGCATCATCCTGGGCCTGTGGCTCACCGCCGTGCGTTGGAAGCGCCGCGGTACTCCCGAAGGCAGCCTGTGGGACATCGCCATCTGGGCGATCCCGTTCGGTATTGTCGGCGGCCGCCTCTACCACGTGATCTCCTCGCCGGACGCGTACTTCGGCCCGGGCTTCAACGGCACCGGCGACCTCTCGCTGATCCCGCAGATCTGGCGGGGCGGCCTGGGCATCTGGGGTGCCGTGGTTCTCGGTGTTATCGGTGCCTGGATCGGCTGCCGCCGTTCCGGCGTCAAGCTCACTGCCTTCCTCGACGCCGCGGCCCCCGGTCTCCTGCTGGCGCAAGCGATCGGGCGTTGGGGAAACTGGTTCAACCAGGAACTCTTCGGCGGACCCACCACGTTGCCGTGGGGCCTCCAAATAGATCCCAATAGCCCCAATTTTCCGGCCGGAATGCCTAGCGACACCCTGTTCCACCCGACGTTCCTTTACGAATCCCTTTGGAACATCATCGGCGTCGTGGTCCTTCTCGTCCTGGACCGCCGCTTCCATTTCCGCCGCGGCAGGCTCTTCTGGCTGTACGCCATCTATTACACGCTTGGCCGCGTCTGGATCGAAGCGCTGCGGATTGACGACGCCGAACAGATCAACCTCTTCGGCATCACCACGAGGCTCAACGTGTGGACCAGCATCTTCGTCTTCGTCGCAGCGCTCATCATCTTCATCGCACTGAGCCTGCGCGGCAGGCCGGAACCTGATTCCGCGTACCTTCCCGGCAAGAAACCCGCCGCGGACTCAAGTGCCGATGAGACGGCTGCTGCTGCCGAGCCGAATGGCACGATTGTGACCGATACGAAAGCCCATGATACGGACGGATCTGTCTCAGATACCGGTGCTCATGGTAATCTCCGGAATAACCAAAGCGATCTGGGCCATACTGCTGAGCCTACGGAAACGGCCGAGGAGTCACATGCCGGCGTTACGTCGGATTCCGGCTCCGCGTCTACCGAAACCTCCGCCAGCAGCGCCCCCGGATCCGGGCCGGAAGCTGGCAGCACCAAGTAG
- the gltB gene encoding glutamate synthase large subunit: MTHLHNPSWFETVEPQGAISPFKRFAALPEAQGLYNPEQEKDACGLAIIATLRGEPGYDIVEAALTALRNLEHRGAVGADEGTGDGAGLLMQVPDEFFRAVTEFELPAPGQYVVGTAFLPAETREAENAKAGIEALAIDEGLTVLGWREVPVVGDLVGAMARACMPYFAQPFLASATGEVLDRNELDSRAWRVRKRAQNKFGVYFPSLSSRTIVYKGMLTTAQLEPFYPDLSDKRFKTKLAIVHSRFSTNTFPSWPLAQPFRTIAHNGEINTVKGNRNWMRARQSQLANPLLGDSPEELYPICTPGASDSASFDEVAELLWLSGRPITHSIMMMIPEAWENHATMDPARRAFYEYHSLLMEPWDGPAAVSFTDGNLVGATLDRNGLRPGRYWITEDGLIIFASEVGVIEVEPAKVVKKGRVSPGKMFLVDTEAGRIIDDAEVKAEVAAANPWAEWVKDNLIDLNELPEREHVLHTAASVNIRQRTFGYTTEELKILLGPMARTGAEPLGAMGSDTPVAVLSKRPRLLFDYFVQSFAQVTNPPLDAIREELVTSLKCAIGPNGNLLDVGQVRQPQISLPFPVINNDQLAKIANIENADGDKVAMKVRGLYRPEGGEAALRSRLTEICEQVSGAINRGVQYIVLSDRDSNAQWAPIPSLLLVSAVHHHLLRSANRTKTALVVEAGDVRETHHVAVLVGFGASAVNPYLAMESVEQLISTGEVVGVTPEDGVYNLIKGLGKGVLKIMSKMGISTVASYTGAQTFEALGLSQDLVDEFFSGTHSQLGGVGLDVIAAEVSARHQMAYPEGGIELPHRPLLGGGEYQWRRDGEPHLFNPETVFRLQHATRERRYDIFKSYTKGIDDQSENLMTLRGLLKFKDTVRPVVPLEEVEPVSSIVKRFSTGAMSYGSISKEAHETLAIAMNRLGAKSNTGEGGEDVDRLLDPERRSAIKQIASGRFGVTSLYLTNAEDIQIKMAQGAKPGEGGQLMAQKVYPWVARTRHSTPGVGLISPPPHHDIYSIEDLAQLIYDAKRANPSARVHVKLVSEVGIGTVASGVTKAKADVVLVSGHDGGTGASPLNSLKHAGVPWELGLAETQQTLMLNGLRDRVVVQVDGQLKTGRDVVIAALLGAEEYGFATAPLVVSGCIMMRVCHLDTCPVGVATQNPELRSRFTGKPEFVVNFFEFLAEEVRELLAELGFRSLEEAIGHAEVLDTREAVDHWKADGLDLDPILHGLEFDDDVPLRNLTGQNHELDKHFDQRLIGMAAEALSDRTPVKIAVDVINTDRSVGTMLGHVVTKTFGIDVLATDTIDITLKGTAGQSLGAFLPAGITLRMFGDSNDYVGKGLSGGRIIVRPDRTNVFQAERNVIAGNVIGYGATSGEMFLRGQVGERFMVRNSGATAVVEGIGDHGCEYMTGGQTLIIGRTGRNFGAGMSGGTAYVLDLQPARVNKQALDSGELQLLELDDEDRTIVHGLLVKHLEETESVLAGRLLENFDDTAARITKVLPRDYAAVLQTRLDAIEEGLDPDGEEVWSRILEVTGG, from the coding sequence ATGACCCATCTTCATAACCCAAGCTGGTTCGAAACAGTCGAACCGCAGGGTGCCATCTCGCCCTTCAAGCGTTTCGCTGCGCTCCCGGAAGCCCAGGGACTCTACAACCCTGAGCAGGAGAAGGACGCTTGCGGCTTGGCCATTATCGCCACGCTGCGTGGTGAACCCGGCTATGACATCGTGGAAGCGGCCCTGACTGCCCTGCGCAACCTTGAACACCGCGGCGCGGTGGGCGCCGACGAAGGCACGGGCGACGGCGCCGGGCTCCTCATGCAGGTCCCGGATGAATTCTTCCGGGCCGTCACTGAGTTCGAGCTCCCCGCGCCCGGCCAGTACGTGGTGGGTACTGCCTTCCTGCCAGCCGAAACCCGCGAAGCAGAGAACGCGAAGGCCGGCATCGAGGCGCTTGCAATCGATGAGGGCCTGACCGTTCTTGGCTGGCGTGAAGTGCCGGTGGTCGGGGATCTGGTCGGCGCAATGGCCCGTGCCTGCATGCCTTACTTCGCGCAGCCGTTCCTCGCTTCCGCCACGGGCGAGGTGCTGGACCGGAACGAACTGGACTCCCGCGCCTGGCGTGTCCGCAAGCGTGCCCAGAACAAGTTCGGCGTGTACTTCCCGTCGCTGTCCTCGCGCACCATCGTGTACAAGGGAATGCTGACCACAGCCCAGCTTGAGCCGTTCTACCCGGATCTCTCGGACAAGCGCTTCAAGACCAAGCTGGCAATCGTGCACTCGCGCTTCTCCACGAACACGTTCCCGTCGTGGCCGCTCGCCCAGCCCTTCCGCACCATCGCCCACAACGGTGAAATCAACACCGTCAAGGGCAACCGGAACTGGATGCGGGCGCGCCAGTCCCAGCTCGCCAACCCGCTGCTGGGCGATTCCCCGGAGGAGTTGTACCCCATCTGCACGCCGGGTGCCTCGGACTCCGCGTCCTTCGACGAGGTTGCAGAGCTGCTCTGGCTTTCCGGGCGGCCCATCACGCACTCGATCATGATGATGATCCCCGAGGCATGGGAAAACCACGCCACGATGGATCCGGCCCGCCGCGCCTTCTACGAGTACCACTCGCTGCTCATGGAGCCGTGGGACGGTCCTGCGGCAGTGTCCTTCACCGACGGCAACCTCGTTGGTGCGACCCTTGACCGCAACGGCCTGCGTCCGGGCCGTTACTGGATCACTGAAGACGGCCTGATCATCTTCGCCTCCGAAGTCGGCGTGATCGAGGTCGAGCCGGCCAAGGTAGTCAAGAAGGGCCGTGTTTCGCCGGGCAAGATGTTCCTGGTGGACACCGAAGCCGGCCGCATCATCGACGACGCCGAGGTCAAGGCCGAGGTGGCCGCAGCCAACCCCTGGGCTGAATGGGTCAAGGACAACTTGATCGACCTCAATGAGCTTCCCGAGCGCGAGCACGTGCTGCACACGGCTGCGTCCGTGAACATCCGCCAGCGGACTTTCGGTTACACCACCGAGGAACTGAAGATCCTCCTGGGGCCGATGGCCCGGACCGGGGCCGAACCGCTCGGCGCCATGGGCTCCGACACGCCGGTTGCCGTGCTGTCGAAGCGCCCGCGTTTGCTCTTCGACTACTTTGTGCAGTCTTTCGCCCAGGTGACCAACCCGCCCCTGGACGCGATCCGCGAAGAGCTCGTGACCTCGCTCAAGTGCGCCATCGGTCCCAACGGCAACCTTCTCGACGTCGGGCAGGTCCGCCAGCCGCAGATCTCCCTGCCGTTCCCGGTGATCAACAACGACCAGCTCGCGAAGATCGCCAACATCGAAAACGCCGACGGCGACAAGGTCGCCATGAAGGTCCGCGGCCTGTACCGTCCGGAGGGCGGCGAAGCAGCACTCCGCAGCCGCCTGACCGAAATCTGCGAGCAGGTTTCCGGCGCGATCAACCGCGGCGTGCAGTACATCGTGCTGTCCGACCGCGACTCCAACGCACAGTGGGCCCCGATCCCGTCCCTGCTGCTCGTCAGCGCGGTACACCACCACTTGCTCCGCAGCGCCAACCGCACCAAGACCGCCCTGGTGGTCGAGGCCGGCGACGTCCGCGAAACGCACCACGTGGCAGTGCTGGTGGGATTCGGCGCTTCCGCCGTGAACCCGTACCTGGCCATGGAATCCGTGGAGCAGCTCATCAGCACCGGCGAAGTGGTTGGTGTGACCCCCGAGGACGGCGTCTACAACCTCATCAAGGGCCTCGGCAAGGGTGTCCTGAAGATCATGTCCAAGATGGGCATTTCCACGGTGGCCTCCTACACCGGCGCGCAGACTTTCGAAGCACTGGGCCTGTCCCAGGATCTCGTGGACGAATTCTTCTCCGGCACCCACTCCCAGCTGGGTGGCGTCGGCCTGGACGTCATCGCCGCCGAAGTTTCCGCACGCCACCAGATGGCCTACCCGGAAGGCGGCATCGAGCTGCCGCACCGTCCGCTCCTCGGCGGCGGCGAATACCAGTGGCGCCGCGACGGCGAACCGCACCTGTTCAACCCGGAGACTGTCTTCCGCTTGCAGCACGCCACGCGCGAACGCCGTTACGACATCTTCAAGTCCTACACCAAGGGAATCGACGACCAGTCCGAGAACCTCATGACCCTCCGTGGGCTCTTGAAGTTCAAGGACACCGTGCGCCCCGTGGTGCCCCTTGAAGAAGTCGAGCCGGTTTCCAGCATCGTGAAGCGCTTCTCCACCGGAGCGATGAGCTACGGCTCCATCTCCAAGGAAGCCCACGAGACCCTCGCAATCGCCATGAACCGGCTGGGCGCCAAGTCCAACACGGGGGAAGGCGGCGAAGACGTTGACCGCCTGCTGGACCCGGAGCGCCGCTCCGCCATCAAGCAGATTGCCTCCGGCCGTTTCGGCGTGACCAGCCTGTACTTGACCAACGCCGAGGACATCCAGATCAAAATGGCCCAGGGCGCCAAGCCCGGTGAAGGCGGCCAGCTGATGGCGCAGAAGGTCTACCCCTGGGTAGCCCGGACCCGCCACTCGACCCCCGGCGTCGGGCTCATTTCCCCGCCCCCGCACCACGACATCTACTCGATCGAGGATCTCGCGCAGCTCATCTACGACGCCAAGCGGGCCAACCCCTCGGCGCGCGTGCACGTGAAGCTGGTGTCCGAAGTCGGGATCGGCACGGTGGCGTCCGGCGTCACCAAGGCGAAGGCCGACGTCGTGCTCGTCTCAGGGCACGACGGCGGAACCGGCGCCTCGCCGTTGAACTCGCTCAAGCACGCGGGTGTCCCGTGGGAGCTCGGCCTCGCCGAGACCCAGCAGACGCTCATGCTCAACGGGCTCCGCGACCGCGTGGTCGTTCAGGTGGATGGCCAGCTCAAGACGGGCCGCGACGTCGTCATCGCTGCGCTGCTGGGTGCCGAGGAGTACGGTTTCGCCACCGCGCCCCTCGTGGTGTCCGGCTGCATCATGATGCGCGTCTGCCACCTTGATACCTGCCCGGTCGGCGTCGCAACCCAGAACCCGGAGCTTCGTTCGCGCTTCACAGGCAAGCCCGAATTCGTGGTCAACTTCTTCGAATTCCTCGCCGAGGAAGTCCGTGAGCTGCTTGCCGAACTCGGTTTCCGCAGCCTCGAAGAGGCCATCGGCCACGCCGAAGTCCTGGACACCCGCGAAGCCGTGGACCACTGGAAGGCCGATGGACTCGACCTCGACCCGATCCTGCACGGCCTCGAGTTCGACGACGACGTTCCCCTGCGGAACCTCACCGGCCAGAACCACGAGCTGGACAAGCACTTCGACCAGCGCCTCATCGGCATGGCCGCGGAAGCCTTGAGCGACCGCACACCGGTGAAGATCGCCGTCGACGTCATCAACACGGACCGTTCTGTCGGCACCATGCTGGGGCACGTCGTCACCAAGACGTTCGGCATCGATGTGCTCGCCACCGACACCATCGACATCACGCTGAAGGGCACCGCCGGGCAGTCGCTGGGAGCCTTCCTTCCGGCCGGCATCACCCTGCGCATGTTCGGCGACTCCAACGACTACGTCGGCAAGGGCCTCTCCGGTGGACGGATCATCGTCCGCCCGGACCGCACCAACGTTTTCCAGGCAGAACGCAACGTCATCGCCGGCAACGTGATCGGCTACGGCGCAACGAGCGGTGAGATGTTCCTGCGCGGCCAGGTGGGCGAACGCTTCATGGTCCGCAACTCGGGGGCCACCGCCGTCGTCGAAGGCATCGGTGACCATGGCTGCGAGTACATGACCGGCGGCCAAACGCTGATCATCGGCCGCACGGGCCGCAACTTCGGTGCCGGCATGTCCGGTGGTACCGCCTACGTGCTGGACCTCCAGCCCGCCCGGGTCAACAAGCAGGCCTTGGATTCAGGGGAGCTGCAGTTGCTTGAGCTTGACGACGAGGACCGCACCATCGTCCACGGGCTCCTGGTCAAGCACCTGGAAGAAACCGAATCCGTCCTTGCGGGCCGCTTGCTCGAGAACTTCGATGACACAGCCGCCCGCATCACCAAAGTCCTGCCGCGCGACTACGCCGCGGTCCTGCAAACCCGTCTCGACGCTATTGAAGAGGGCCTTGATCCCGATGGCGAAGAAGTATGGTCTCGAATCCTGGAGGTAACCGGTGGCTGA
- a CDS encoding glutamate synthase subunit beta yields MADPRGFLKVRQRETQPRRPVPVRIMDWKEVYEAQDKGVLKSQAGRCMDCGVPFCHQGCPLGNLIPEWNDLTWRGKGEEAIERLHATNNFPEFTGRLCPAPCEASCVLGINQPAVTIKQVEVSIIDDAFENGWVQPLPPTRLSGKTVAVVGSGPAGLAVAQQLTRVGHTVAVYERDDKIGGLLRYGIPDFKMEKEQIDRRVEQMKAEGTRFRTGVAVGSDVTWEQLRRRYDSVVIATGATVPRDLPIPGRGLEGIHFAMDYLVPANRVVAGETVEGQIDAKGKHVIILGGGDTGADCLGTAHRHGAASVTTLAIGKQPPLERASHQPWPTFPTLFEVASAHEEGGERTYLASTVEFVGENGRLTGVKVAETEFVDGKRLPKAGTERVIPADLVFLSLGFTGAEPAGITEQVSAEFDGRGNVARDGYYMTNTEGVFVAGDAGRGQSLIVWAIAEGRACAAAVDKYLMGSTILPAPVAPTDRAIAVL; encoded by the coding sequence GTGGCTGATCCACGCGGATTTCTGAAAGTCCGGCAGCGCGAGACGCAGCCACGCCGTCCCGTTCCCGTCCGGATCATGGACTGGAAAGAAGTCTATGAAGCCCAGGACAAGGGCGTGCTCAAGAGCCAGGCCGGCCGCTGCATGGATTGCGGCGTTCCGTTCTGCCACCAGGGCTGCCCGCTCGGGAACCTGATCCCGGAGTGGAACGACCTCACCTGGCGCGGCAAGGGCGAGGAAGCGATCGAGCGCCTGCACGCGACCAACAACTTCCCGGAGTTCACGGGCCGGCTGTGTCCTGCGCCCTGCGAAGCATCCTGTGTCCTGGGCATCAACCAGCCCGCTGTGACCATCAAGCAGGTTGAAGTTTCGATCATCGACGACGCCTTCGAAAACGGCTGGGTACAACCCCTTCCGCCGACGCGTCTCTCCGGCAAGACGGTCGCCGTCGTCGGCTCCGGCCCCGCGGGCCTTGCCGTCGCACAGCAGCTGACGCGCGTCGGCCACACTGTGGCCGTCTACGAGCGTGACGACAAGATCGGGGGACTGCTGCGCTATGGCATCCCCGACTTCAAGATGGAGAAGGAGCAGATCGACCGCCGCGTCGAGCAGATGAAGGCCGAGGGCACCCGCTTCCGCACAGGTGTGGCGGTCGGGAGCGACGTGACGTGGGAGCAGCTGCGCCGCCGTTACGATTCGGTGGTGATTGCCACCGGCGCTACCGTTCCGCGCGACCTCCCCATCCCGGGTCGCGGCCTCGAAGGCATCCACTTCGCCATGGATTACCTGGTCCCCGCCAACCGCGTGGTTGCCGGCGAAACCGTGGAGGGCCAGATCGACGCCAAGGGCAAGCACGTGATCATCCTTGGCGGCGGTGACACCGGCGCCGACTGCCTCGGCACGGCACACCGCCACGGCGCCGCGTCCGTCACCACCTTGGCGATCGGCAAGCAGCCGCCGCTTGAGCGTGCCTCGCACCAGCCATGGCCGACGTTCCCCACCCTGTTCGAGGTTGCCAGCGCACACGAAGAGGGCGGCGAACGCACCTACCTTGCTTCCACCGTCGAGTTTGTCGGCGAAAACGGCAGGCTCACAGGGGTCAAGGTCGCCGAGACCGAGTTCGTGGACGGCAAGCGCCTCCCGAAGGCCGGCACGGAGCGCGTCATTCCGGCCGACCTGGTTTTCCTGTCGCTCGGCTTTACCGGGGCGGAACCTGCCGGTATCACCGAACAGGTCAGCGCAGAATTCGACGGCCGCGGCAACGTGGCCCGAGATGGGTACTACATGACCAACACCGAGGGTGTCTTCGTGGCAGGCGATGCCGGCCGCGGGCAGTCCTTGATTGTCTGGGCGATCGCCGAAGGCCGCGCATGCGCTGCCGCCGTCGACAAGTACCTCATGGGCAGCACCATCCTCCCCGCGCCGGTGGCTCCCACCGACCGGGCTATAGCGGTCCTCTAA
- the pyk gene encoding pyruvate kinase encodes MRRAKIVATFGPAISSFDNTLAVLEAGVDVARMNMSHGDYSVHDTTYENVRKAAAQLHKPVAIMADLQGPKIRLGRFVDGPHELAVGDTFTITTEDVPGTKDICSTTLKSLTEDVNVGDALLIDDGKVALRAIEVDDVKVVATVTVGGWVSNNKGINLPGVAVNVPALSEKDEDDLRWAMRRGVDMVALSFVRDASDIKRVHEIMDEEGRRVPVIAKIEKPQAVEQLHEIIDAFDAIMVARGDLGVELPLEEVPIVQKRAIELARRWAKPVIVATQVLESMIDNPRPTRAEASDCANAVLDGADAVMLSGETSVGKFPIETVKTMARIIESTEEHGLERVPPLGTKPKTRGGAITRAAVEIADQLDAKYICTFTQSGDSARRLSRLRPVKPVFAFTPVEHVWNQLALTWGIQPVLVPMVGHTDAMTAQVDRSLLEMKIVENGDLVVIAAGSPPGQAGSTNSLKVHKVGDLADTSRVEEAAARKEKVGPWPEKKKAKSKA; translated from the coding sequence ATGAGACGCGCAAAAATCGTGGCAACGTTCGGACCGGCAATTTCCAGCTTTGACAACACCCTCGCGGTGCTGGAAGCCGGCGTCGACGTCGCCCGCATGAACATGAGCCATGGCGACTACTCGGTACACGACACCACGTACGAGAACGTCCGCAAAGCCGCCGCCCAGCTTCACAAGCCGGTTGCCATCATGGCTGACCTGCAGGGCCCGAAGATCCGCTTGGGTCGATTTGTCGACGGCCCCCACGAGCTCGCCGTCGGTGACACTTTCACCATCACCACCGAGGACGTCCCGGGTACCAAGGACATCTGCTCCACCACGCTCAAGAGCCTGACCGAAGACGTCAACGTCGGCGATGCACTGCTGATCGACGACGGCAAAGTTGCCCTTCGCGCCATCGAGGTTGACGACGTCAAGGTGGTCGCCACGGTGACCGTCGGTGGCTGGGTCTCCAACAACAAGGGCATCAACCTGCCCGGCGTTGCAGTCAACGTCCCCGCGCTGAGCGAAAAAGACGAGGACGATCTCCGCTGGGCCATGAGGCGCGGTGTCGACATGGTGGCACTGTCCTTCGTCCGCGATGCGTCCGACATCAAGCGCGTGCACGAAATCATGGACGAAGAAGGCCGGCGCGTGCCGGTGATCGCCAAGATCGAGAAGCCGCAGGCCGTGGAGCAGCTCCACGAAATCATCGACGCGTTCGACGCCATCATGGTTGCCCGTGGCGACCTCGGCGTGGAACTCCCGCTCGAGGAAGTGCCGATCGTCCAGAAGCGCGCCATCGAACTGGCACGCCGCTGGGCCAAGCCGGTCATCGTGGCCACCCAGGTCCTCGAATCGATGATCGACAACCCGCGCCCGACCCGTGCCGAAGCTTCGGACTGCGCGAACGCAGTGCTCGACGGCGCCGACGCAGTCATGCTCTCCGGCGAGACCAGCGTGGGCAAGTTCCCGATCGAGACGGTCAAGACCATGGCCCGGATCATCGAGTCCACCGAAGAACACGGTCTTGAGCGCGTTCCTCCGCTCGGTACCAAGCCCAAGACACGCGGTGGCGCCATCACTCGTGCCGCCGTCGAAATCGCCGACCAGCTGGACGCAAAGTACATCTGTACCTTCACCCAGTCCGGCGACTCGGCGCGCCGCCTGTCCCGCCTGCGGCCCGTCAAGCCGGTTTTCGCCTTCACCCCGGTGGAGCACGTCTGGAACCAGCTGGCGCTGACCTGGGGCATCCAGCCCGTCCTGGTCCCCATGGTGGGCCACACCGACGCCATGACGGCCCAGGTGGACCGCAGCCTCCTCGAGATGAAGATCGTAGAGAACGGCGACCTTGTGGTCATAGCTGCCGGTTCGCCTCCCGGACAGGCTGGTTCCACGAACTCGCTCAAGGTCCACAAGGTGGGCGACCTCGCGGACACTTCCCGTGTGGAAGAGGCCGCAGCCCGCAAGGAAAAGGTCGGACCGTGGCCGGAAAAGAAGAAGGCCAAGTCGAAGGCCTGA
- a CDS encoding ANTAR domain-containing response regulator, whose product MSEQTESKPASQPARRVVVAEDETLIRLDIIEILKGEGYDVVGEADNGEKAVQLAEELKPDLVLMDVKMPVMDGISAAEKIVKARIAPVVLLTAFSQKELVERARDAGAMAYVVKPFTPADLIPAIEIALSRHEEIKALENEVSDLQEQFATRKLVERAKSLLTTKMGLTEPEAFRWIQKTSMDRRLSMREVAETIINQVN is encoded by the coding sequence GTGTCAGAACAGACGGAGTCCAAGCCCGCATCCCAGCCGGCACGCCGAGTAGTTGTCGCGGAGGATGAAACCCTCATCCGCCTGGACATCATTGAGATCTTGAAGGGCGAAGGCTACGACGTTGTCGGTGAGGCCGACAACGGTGAGAAGGCAGTCCAGCTGGCCGAGGAACTGAAGCCGGATCTGGTCCTCATGGACGTCAAGATGCCTGTCATGGACGGCATCTCTGCTGCGGAGAAGATCGTCAAGGCGAGGATCGCCCCCGTGGTCCTCCTGACGGCGTTCAGCCAGAAGGAGCTCGTGGAGCGCGCCCGCGACGCCGGCGCCATGGCCTACGTCGTCAAGCCCTTCACCCCGGCAGACCTGATCCCGGCCATCGAGATCGCCTTGTCCCGGCACGAGGAGATCAAGGCGCTCGAAAACGAGGTGTCCGACCTTCAGGAGCAGTTCGCCACACGCAAGCTTGTGGAGCGCGCCAAGAGCCTCCTGACCACGAAGATGGGCCTCACGGAGCCGGAAGCGTTCCGTTGGATCCAGAAGACCTCCATGGACCGTCGCCTCAGCATGCGCGAGGTCGCCGAGACCATCATCAACCAGGTCAACTAG
- a CDS encoding FadR/GntR family transcriptional regulator, translating to MADTAAAGISTPFPAIPVQRPRQQVENQIRRAILDGSLRDAERLPSEQGMAQSFNVSRATIREALRSLVESGLLVKGPGTTSGLYVQSVDHNTFSRLVSDRLTSVMDIGSVTPAEVSNFRDMLEVPSARLAAEFRNDSNLAKLHDVIDRERSITFDDPTISELNAQFHSEIANASGNRVLAAFVSALHRTAHPLVFVNTDAELGRESVDHHIRVYRAIKAKDPAAAAEAMQGHLNYLREHGIANSGDDQAHGDIERSLAGRAPA from the coding sequence ATGGCGGATACAGCAGCGGCCGGAATATCGACGCCATTCCCGGCGATCCCGGTTCAACGACCTCGACAGCAGGTAGAGAACCAGATCAGGCGAGCCATCCTGGACGGCTCCCTTCGCGACGCAGAACGGCTGCCGTCCGAACAGGGCATGGCCCAGTCTTTCAATGTCAGCCGGGCGACGATTCGGGAGGCCCTGAGATCGTTGGTAGAAAGTGGCCTGTTGGTGAAGGGGCCCGGCACGACAAGCGGACTATACGTGCAGAGTGTGGATCACAATACCTTCTCGCGACTGGTCTCTGATCGGCTGACCAGCGTTATGGATATCGGTTCCGTTACACCAGCTGAAGTGTCGAACTTTCGCGACATGCTGGAAGTCCCTAGTGCTCGGCTCGCGGCCGAGTTCCGGAACGACAGTAACCTCGCCAAACTCCACGACGTCATCGACCGGGAACGATCTATCACCTTTGACGACCCGACCATCTCCGAGTTAAATGCGCAATTCCACTCCGAGATCGCGAATGCCTCGGGCAATCGCGTGCTCGCGGCGTTCGTGTCCGCCCTGCACCGGACGGCACACCCTCTTGTCTTTGTTAATACTGATGCGGAACTGGGAAGGGAGTCTGTCGACCACCACATCCGGGTATACCGGGCGATCAAGGCGAAGGATCCGGCTGCGGCTGCTGAGGCGATGCAGGGACATCTAAACTATCTGCGCGAACACGGCATCGCAAATAGCGGGGACGACCAGGCGCATGGCGATATCGAGCGATCGTTGGCGGGACGTGCGCCAGCCTGA